One window of the Pseudofrankia sp. DC12 genome contains the following:
- a CDS encoding LacI family DNA-binding transcriptional regulator: protein MAGDEGGTVPVPRENWHAVARALNDRMRAGRVGQQELADLAGVSVATVRVLQRGGGGRRVQDATLGAVSRALGWPVDYLLCVALGRPLPENGAEPRAVVTDPQVEILVVLRRIERHVETLVHGLIPASTSGAAETTIDADTS, encoded by the coding sequence ATGGCAGGTGACGAGGGTGGGACGGTTCCCGTGCCACGGGAGAACTGGCATGCCGTCGCGCGGGCGCTCAACGACCGGATGAGGGCTGGACGGGTCGGCCAGCAGGAGCTCGCGGACCTGGCCGGGGTGTCGGTGGCGACGGTGCGGGTGTTGCAGCGGGGTGGTGGCGGGCGTCGGGTGCAGGACGCGACGTTGGGTGCGGTCAGCCGTGCGCTGGGCTGGCCGGTCGACTACCTGCTGTGCGTCGCGCTGGGCCGGCCGCTTCCCGAGAACGGGGCCGAGCCGCGCGCGGTCGTCACGGACCCGCAGGTCGAGATCCTCGTCGTCCTGCGGCGCATCGAGCGGCACGTCGAGACGCTTGTTCACGGCCTGATCCCCGCGAGCACGTCAGGTGCGGCCGAGACCACCATCGACGCGGACACGTCCTGA
- a CDS encoding serine/threonine-protein kinase, whose product MLRINAYRDVPPRYAGSVDPRPGWPGLRDVNGPGRRWGAARAGSGQIAGAPGQVESVPVPSPGSKPPTRTGWVPDLSEYGPAWGSEEPTHENPPGQTGNTGLPAVPAPMTGPPEGVAPLDEFDPRQLGPYVLLGRLGHGGMGSVYLAVRLGPAQPGGRRLVAIKVIRADLAGIPEFRARFLHEARAAQRVARFCTAAVLDVDTTGTRPYLVTEYIDGPTLSAHVRSQGPLPAGDLESLAQALATALRAIHTAGVIHRDLKPSNILLSRLGPRIIDFGIARALDATTMLTQGAIGTPSYMAPEQALGDPVTEAADIHAWGAVLLYAATGRAPFDGGSLPHILRRVTTDTPDLTALPDTLRPLIARATSKNPADRPTAPELLDLLQRLQTTRT is encoded by the coding sequence ATGCTGAGAATCAACGCCTACCGAGACGTTCCGCCGCGCTACGCCGGCAGCGTCGACCCGCGGCCCGGCTGGCCCGGGCTGCGTGACGTCAACGGGCCGGGCCGGCGCTGGGGGGCCGCCAGAGCTGGCAGCGGCCAGATCGCCGGCGCGCCCGGCCAGGTCGAGAGCGTGCCCGTCCCGTCGCCCGGCTCCAAGCCGCCGACCCGGACCGGCTGGGTCCCGGACCTCTCCGAATACGGCCCAGCGTGGGGTAGCGAAGAACCCACCCACGAAAACCCACCCGGCCAGACCGGGAACACTGGCCTCCCAGCGGTGCCCGCACCGATGACCGGGCCACCGGAGGGCGTCGCGCCGCTCGACGAGTTCGACCCACGCCAACTCGGCCCCTACGTCCTGCTCGGCCGGCTCGGCCACGGCGGCATGGGCAGCGTCTACCTCGCCGTCCGCCTCGGCCCCGCCCAGCCCGGCGGACGCCGCCTGGTCGCGATCAAGGTCATCCGAGCGGACCTCGCCGGCATCCCCGAATTCCGGGCCCGGTTCCTGCACGAAGCCCGAGCCGCCCAGCGCGTCGCCCGCTTCTGCACCGCCGCCGTCCTCGACGTCGACACCACCGGCACCCGCCCCTACCTCGTCACCGAATACATCGACGGCCCCACCCTGTCCGCCCACGTCCGCAGCCAGGGGCCACTACCCGCCGGTGACCTCGAATCGCTCGCACAAGCCCTCGCCACCGCGCTGCGCGCCATCCACACCGCCGGGGTCATCCATCGCGACCTGAAACCGAGCAACATCCTGCTGTCGCGCCTCGGCCCGCGGATCATCGACTTCGGCATCGCCCGCGCCCTGGACGCCACCACGATGCTCACCCAAGGCGCCATCGGCACCCCCTCTTACATGGCCCCCGAACAAGCCCTCGGCGACCCCGTGACCGAAGCCGCCGACATCCACGCCTGGGGCGCCGTCCTCCTCTACGCCGCCACCGGCCGCGCCCCCTTCGACGGCGGCTCACTGCCCCACATCCTGCGCCGCGTCACCACCGACACCCCCGACCTCACCGCCCTCCCCGACACCCTGCGGCCCCTCATAGCCCGCGCGACCTCCAAGAACCCCGCCGACCGCCCGACAGCCCCCGAACTCCTTGATCTTCTCCAGCGACTCCAAACCACCCGGACGTAA
- a CDS encoding DUF262 domain-containing protein: MTFQTPVTAENVLTKIHYKEYLLPAIQREFVWSADQIRRLVDSLMRGYPIGSFLFWQVRPEFAKDYAFYDFLTHYHERDAPYATKATVPAGHGVMAILDGQQRLTALNIALYGTHAEKRKYLLATHPDAFPKKALYLDLLAAPKDDDDLGLHYELRFLTAAEAKPAAGEPDKWFRVGDVLTLPDGGKPMIAELKKRGIDLGHDHAYDNLYALYEALRKTQSINYYLLDAGQSTDEVVDIFVRVNSGGTALSHSDLLLTVATNLWRTYDAREEVRELVKELNSGGGRRFDFSKDVALKTALMVAGGDIKFKVGNFTPRKMATVEAQWSETKDGLVLAATLLHAFGFEAKTLTADSVIIPIACYLRHRGLDDSYRTSVTEEADRARLQNWVVRSLLKRGVWGSGLDGLLTRIRQTIEEHGARGFPVEEIEREMASLGKSLSFDEAEVEDLLGAKYGNQRTFAILALLYPGHDLTIQYHQDHFFPKSRFTRKQLADAGIAADKIPAYVDAVNLLPNLHLQAAIPGIQKSATLPAEWLAQKHWTETARKQYLAYNDLDGLPLGLADFLDFIDQRRDRMRARLTNLLGVRARP; the protein is encoded by the coding sequence ATGACCTTCCAGACACCGGTGACGGCGGAGAACGTACTTACCAAGATCCATTACAAGGAGTACCTGCTGCCCGCGATCCAGCGGGAGTTCGTCTGGAGCGCCGACCAGATTCGCCGGCTGGTCGACAGTCTGATGCGCGGCTACCCGATCGGCTCGTTCCTGTTCTGGCAGGTCAGGCCGGAGTTCGCGAAGGACTACGCCTTCTACGACTTCCTCACCCACTACCACGAGAGGGACGCGCCCTACGCGACGAAGGCGACTGTCCCGGCCGGCCACGGCGTCATGGCGATCCTCGACGGGCAGCAGCGGCTGACGGCGCTCAACATCGCGCTCTACGGCACCCACGCCGAGAAGCGGAAGTACCTGCTCGCGACGCATCCGGACGCGTTCCCGAAGAAGGCGCTCTACCTCGACCTGCTCGCCGCGCCGAAGGACGACGACGACCTCGGTCTGCACTACGAGTTGCGTTTCCTCACCGCAGCCGAGGCCAAGCCCGCCGCCGGAGAACCCGACAAGTGGTTCCGCGTCGGCGACGTGCTCACCCTCCCGGATGGTGGCAAGCCGATGATCGCCGAACTGAAGAAGCGAGGGATCGATCTGGGCCACGATCACGCCTACGACAACCTTTACGCCCTGTACGAGGCGTTGCGGAAGACCCAGTCGATCAACTACTACCTGCTGGACGCGGGGCAGAGCACCGACGAGGTGGTCGACATCTTCGTTCGGGTCAACAGTGGCGGCACGGCGCTGTCCCATTCGGACCTGCTCCTGACGGTCGCCACGAACCTCTGGAGGACCTATGACGCGCGCGAGGAGGTCCGCGAACTGGTCAAGGAGCTGAACAGCGGTGGCGGGCGGCGGTTCGACTTCAGTAAGGACGTGGCACTCAAGACCGCGCTGATGGTCGCGGGCGGGGACATCAAGTTCAAAGTCGGCAACTTCACACCGCGGAAGATGGCGACCGTCGAGGCGCAGTGGTCCGAGACCAAGGACGGGCTGGTTCTCGCCGCGACGTTGCTGCACGCCTTCGGCTTCGAGGCCAAGACGCTGACCGCCGATAGTGTGATCATCCCGATCGCCTGCTATCTGCGGCACCGCGGTCTTGACGACAGCTATCGGACCTCCGTCACGGAGGAAGCGGACCGTGCCCGGCTGCAGAACTGGGTCGTCCGTTCCCTGCTCAAGCGAGGCGTCTGGGGTTCGGGCCTCGACGGGCTGCTGACCCGGATCCGGCAGACGATCGAGGAGCACGGCGCGCGCGGATTCCCGGTCGAGGAAATCGAGCGCGAGATGGCGTCGCTCGGCAAATCGCTCAGTTTCGACGAGGCAGAGGTCGAGGACCTGCTCGGCGCGAAGTATGGTAACCAGCGGACCTTCGCGATCCTGGCGCTGCTCTATCCGGGCCACGACCTGACGATCCAGTACCACCAGGACCACTTCTTCCCCAAGTCCCGGTTCACTCGCAAGCAGCTCGCGGACGCCGGCATCGCGGCGGACAAGATTCCGGCATACGTCGATGCCGTCAACCTGCTGCCGAACCTGCACCTGCAGGCCGCCATCCCCGGAATCCAGAAGAGCGCCACGCTGCCGGCCGAGTGGCTGGCGCAGAAGCACTGGACCGAGACCGCGCGCAAGCAATACCTGGCCTACAACGACCTCGACGGCCTGCCGCTCGGCCTCGCTGACTTTCTGGACTTCATTGACCAGCGCCGCGACCGCATGCGAGCCCGCCTGACCAACCTCCTTGGAGTCCGGGCGCGGCCGTGA
- a CDS encoding DUF4365 domain-containing protein — translation MTGEREPPNQWPPMWTPSGIPYGSLHASESKQAFSIAFTHAIAAAARCTISDLRSDVETVDYTVRQATSHRRYTSSMVDVQMKCTSQDVLKEDGVHWSLSRDHYDGLRDPDTYARKILVVVLVPAEVKEWLVTEPERMLLHGRAFWTCLEGREPITSASKTVVLPRENVYDVEQLLGILQRIGKGGKP, via the coding sequence GTGACGGGGGAGCGTGAGCCACCGAACCAGTGGCCACCGATGTGGACGCCCTCAGGTATCCCGTACGGCTCGCTCCATGCATCGGAGTCCAAACAGGCCTTCAGCATCGCCTTCACGCATGCGATCGCTGCGGCGGCACGATGCACGATCTCCGATTTGAGATCGGATGTGGAGACCGTTGACTACACGGTGCGGCAGGCGACCAGCCATCGGCGGTACACCTCGTCCATGGTTGACGTCCAGATGAAGTGCACGTCTCAGGACGTCCTCAAGGAGGATGGCGTCCACTGGTCGCTGTCACGCGATCACTACGATGGGCTTCGAGACCCTGACACCTACGCGAGGAAGATCCTTGTGGTCGTCCTCGTCCCCGCCGAGGTCAAGGAGTGGCTAGTCACCGAGCCGGAGCGCATGCTGCTTCATGGTCGGGCCTTCTGGACCTGCTTGGAGGGGCGCGAACCGATCACCTCGGCATCCAAAACGGTGGTGCTGCCGCGAGAAAATGTCTATGATGTCGAACAACTTCTCGGAATACTACAAAGAATAGGGAAGGGGGGCAAACCGTGA
- a CDS encoding DUF262 domain-containing protein encodes MTAGMAGVQNLRELFESRIYTIDYYQREYSWPESDVRRLVNDLWSEFSKTWNPAAGRRRQLEVEPYFLGAFVYHEESDRTRFLVDGQQRFTTLHLMFIILHRLAVEYSEHSTARALNAMIEHHPPGSGAQFRIRIHADERERPLRALYENNQRYRLPLNASLSLRNLWDRGQQLDALLRDRLHDTALPYFVDWIRDRVVMAPIRAVNRAHGFKIFETMNDRGARLTSVDLVKSFLLSSAGDRQDELNDAWRQMLNRLGSARQDPDVPKRFLRDVLVAQHAHLEGGAQHEVEEIDGNPNAWVRENTDRLRLQNEDDYAAFINNLTAMAGYYQTFLSAAEAPRAEFKLESIYYNAVNGLECQYTLLLAAVAPSDDLSSVRAKARLLANYIDRRYVLRSIDGDHVDDWHLFEELSPLIPTLRRCVDVTDVGKALHDAISGEDDPFTDLEAFAFRRSNADQVLYLLARLMSYVEEQTDKPHDIRDYLQGTGRTPQRWQIEHLWPVTFDPSTQNLGARHFEKLRNQIGALVLLPASDNASLSDLPYSEKIKRYVRQPNLVAILNPEHRRNYTPQRRFIESHGLEKTFRSFGSNPDVVETVRERCKLYTALSERIWDPASLGFGQKPAAVPDAAPRVTETEPRAGRQPTARKTRTAGGNTVLAKMVKAGVIQVGQPLFISYNGTSYEAQVTSRGLIELFPGVTRSSPDTALQEITGGRPTRKGMDLWQVEVDGKRISLTELRTRAETNGVKLR; translated from the coding sequence ATGACCGCTGGCATGGCCGGAGTCCAGAACCTTCGGGAGCTGTTCGAAAGCCGCATATACACGATCGACTACTACCAGCGCGAGTACTCGTGGCCCGAGAGCGACGTGCGTCGGCTCGTCAACGATCTATGGAGTGAGTTCTCCAAGACCTGGAACCCCGCCGCCGGTCGCAGGCGCCAGCTCGAGGTTGAGCCCTACTTTCTCGGGGCGTTCGTGTACCACGAGGAGTCGGACCGGACACGCTTCCTCGTGGACGGCCAGCAGCGGTTCACCACGCTTCACCTGATGTTCATCATCCTTCACCGGCTCGCGGTCGAGTACAGCGAGCACTCGACCGCGCGGGCGCTCAACGCGATGATCGAGCACCACCCGCCCGGCTCTGGAGCACAGTTCCGGATCCGGATCCACGCCGACGAGCGTGAGCGGCCGCTGCGTGCCCTTTACGAGAACAACCAGCGGTACCGGCTACCGCTAAATGCGTCGCTATCGCTGCGGAACCTCTGGGACCGCGGCCAGCAGCTCGACGCCCTTCTTCGCGACCGCCTGCACGACACCGCACTGCCCTACTTTGTCGACTGGATCCGCGACCGCGTGGTCATGGCCCCCATCCGAGCCGTCAACAGAGCACATGGTTTCAAGATCTTCGAGACCATGAACGACCGCGGCGCACGGCTGACCTCGGTCGACCTCGTCAAGAGCTTCCTGCTCTCCAGCGCTGGTGACCGTCAGGACGAGTTGAACGATGCCTGGCGGCAGATGCTCAACCGGCTGGGCTCCGCTCGGCAGGACCCAGACGTCCCGAAGAGGTTTCTTCGCGATGTACTCGTCGCCCAGCATGCTCATCTCGAAGGCGGAGCGCAGCACGAGGTCGAGGAGATTGATGGGAACCCGAACGCCTGGGTTCGGGAGAACACAGACCGCCTCCGACTGCAGAATGAGGATGACTACGCGGCGTTCATCAACAACCTGACCGCGATGGCTGGGTACTACCAGACGTTCTTGTCGGCGGCCGAGGCGCCGCGCGCCGAGTTCAAGCTCGAGAGCATCTACTACAACGCCGTCAATGGGCTGGAATGCCAGTACACGCTGCTGCTGGCCGCCGTCGCGCCCAGCGACGATCTCAGCTCGGTACGCGCCAAGGCACGGTTGCTGGCTAACTACATCGACCGCCGGTACGTGCTCCGTTCGATTGACGGTGATCACGTCGACGACTGGCACCTGTTCGAAGAGCTGAGCCCGTTGATACCGACGCTGCGCAGATGCGTGGACGTCACGGACGTCGGGAAGGCGCTTCACGACGCGATATCCGGCGAGGACGATCCCTTTACGGACTTGGAGGCCTTCGCCTTCCGTCGGAGCAATGCCGACCAGGTCCTGTACCTTCTGGCCCGCCTGATGTCCTACGTCGAGGAGCAGACAGACAAGCCGCACGACATCCGCGACTACCTGCAGGGGACCGGCCGCACTCCACAGCGGTGGCAGATTGAGCACCTCTGGCCGGTCACCTTCGACCCGAGTACCCAGAACCTCGGAGCACGCCACTTCGAGAAGCTACGTAACCAGATTGGCGCTCTCGTCCTGCTGCCCGCCAGCGACAACGCAAGTCTGAGCGACTTACCGTACAGCGAGAAGATCAAGCGTTACGTCCGCCAGCCGAACCTGGTCGCCATACTCAACCCAGAGCATCGCAGGAACTACACGCCGCAGCGACGATTCATCGAGTCGCATGGACTGGAGAAGACTTTCCGGTCATTCGGATCGAATCCCGACGTCGTCGAAACTGTTCGGGAGCGGTGCAAGCTCTATACGGCGCTCAGTGAGCGCATCTGGGATCCGGCTTCGCTCGGGTTCGGCCAGAAGCCAGCCGCAGTTCCGGACGCCGCCCCGCGCGTAACCGAAACCGAGCCCCGCGCTGGCCGCCAGCCGACGGCCCGCAAGACCAGGACTGCGGGAGGGAACACCGTGCTCGCGAAAATGGTGAAGGCAGGCGTCATCCAGGTCGGGCAGCCGCTGTTCATAAGCTACAACGGAACCAGCTACGAGGCGCAGGTCACTTCCAGAGGTCTGATCGAACTCTTCCCCGGGGTTACCCGTAGCTCACCCGACACGGCGCTGCAGGAGATCACCGGTGGTCGGCCGACACGCAAGGGAATGGACCTCTGGCAAGTCGAGGTCGATGGCAAACGAATCTCGCTAACCGAGTTGCGGACCAGAGCCGAGACGAACGGTGTAAAGCTTCGTTGA
- the cutA gene encoding divalent-cation tolerance protein CutA encodes MPDLVEVHVTVADRTEAEEICSAVLARRLAASTQMVTRISSRYWWRGSLQTADEWLVYMITTVGRFDELAECVRGLHSYEVPQILAVPVTAVTADFAEWVRRETQAG; translated from the coding sequence GTGCCAGATCTCGTCGAGGTTCACGTGACGGTCGCCGACCGGACGGAGGCGGAGGAGATCTGTTCCGCTGTTCTGGCCCGTCGGCTGGCCGCGAGCACGCAGATGGTGACCAGGATCAGCTCGCGTTACTGGTGGCGTGGCTCGCTACAGACGGCCGACGAGTGGCTCGTCTACATGATCACGACTGTGGGTCGTTTCGACGAGCTGGCTGAATGTGTGCGTGGCCTGCACTCGTATGAGGTTCCGCAGATCCTGGCGGTGCCCGTAACGGCCGTGACGGCTGATTTCGCGGAATGGGTCAGGCGGGAGACCCAGGCTGGCTGA
- a CDS encoding helix-turn-helix domain-containing protein: MVDEAPGPVVVPDALWQRPEMLSALRRRDIAEVFALVRRYAGASQSRIGAATGFSQGRVSAIMNGTGLVEKLQVFERIADGLGMPDQARITLGLAPVLTSAAAPADSSQTALLTANGLHEVDGGLQVSDLLSLAWVAGRLDSQVDRRTMLLLAAGMTGELAAEPWERLSRALTGPGGLDEDAVERLEARTIGFHRLEYTVPARALYQALTTHLNELSALLAGNPPSGLRRRLAATAGEAATLCSWLAWDLKKPANSAAFDRVAALAAREAGHPVIEACAYAYKSYAVSDPAAAVRLIRQAQEYLPRKGDDATRSWLICREAEELAALGDPNASTLLARAEEIYTAARPNRERAWTRFFDPGRFSAFQLTTWVRLGDEHRVLAAGQAALAAADQDPGFKHVSLVYADIAHAQLSLGDATEGLTYARRALESAQRAESTWGLRHLARVESALTASRHPGAREILADIASARLSQPGSPA, from the coding sequence ATGGTCGATGAGGCGCCCGGTCCGGTGGTCGTTCCCGACGCGTTGTGGCAGAGGCCCGAGATGCTGTCGGCGTTGCGCAGGCGGGATATCGCGGAGGTGTTCGCGCTGGTCCGGCGGTATGCCGGGGCGAGCCAGTCGCGGATCGGTGCCGCGACGGGTTTCAGCCAGGGCCGGGTTAGCGCGATCATGAACGGCACCGGGCTCGTCGAGAAGCTGCAGGTCTTCGAGCGGATCGCCGACGGGCTCGGGATGCCGGACCAGGCCCGCATCACCCTCGGCCTCGCCCCTGTGCTCACAAGCGCCGCCGCGCCGGCCGATTCGAGCCAGACAGCCCTGCTGACCGCTAATGGCCTGCACGAGGTGGATGGAGGCCTCCAGGTGTCGGATCTTCTCTCGCTCGCGTGGGTCGCGGGCCGCCTCGATTCGCAGGTGGACCGCCGAACGATGCTGTTACTCGCAGCCGGTATGACGGGCGAGCTGGCAGCCGAGCCATGGGAACGGCTGTCCCGGGCGTTGACAGGTCCCGGTGGTCTCGACGAGGACGCGGTCGAACGGCTCGAAGCAAGGACGATCGGTTTCCACCGGCTGGAGTACACGGTTCCGGCCCGGGCGCTTTACCAGGCGCTGACGACACATCTCAACGAGCTGAGCGCGCTGCTGGCGGGAAACCCGCCATCCGGTCTGCGCCGCCGGCTCGCGGCGACCGCGGGCGAAGCGGCCACCCTGTGTTCGTGGCTTGCCTGGGATTTGAAGAAGCCGGCGAACTCGGCCGCGTTCGACCGGGTCGCCGCGCTGGCCGCCCGCGAGGCCGGACATCCGGTCATCGAGGCCTGCGCCTACGCGTACAAGTCCTACGCGGTGAGCGATCCGGCCGCAGCTGTCCGGCTCATCCGTCAGGCACAGGAATATCTGCCTCGCAAGGGCGACGACGCGACCCGCTCGTGGCTGATCTGCCGCGAGGCCGAAGAACTCGCCGCCCTCGGCGATCCGAACGCCAGCACGCTGCTCGCACGAGCCGAAGAGATCTACACCGCAGCCCGGCCCAACCGGGAGCGGGCCTGGACGCGGTTCTTCGACCCGGGCCGGTTCTCCGCGTTCCAGCTGACGACCTGGGTGCGGCTCGGCGACGAGCACCGGGTCCTCGCGGCCGGCCAGGCCGCGCTCGCAGCGGCCGACCAGGATCCCGGCTTCAAGCATGTCTCCCTCGTCTACGCCGACATCGCGCACGCCCAGCTCAGCCTCGGTGATGCAACCGAGGGTCTGACCTACGCCCGACGGGCGCTCGAGTCCGCGCAGCGCGCCGAGTCAACCTGGGGCCTGCGGCATCTGGCCCGGGTGGAAAGTGCGCTGACTGCCAGCCGTCACCCCGGCGCGCGGGAGATCCTGGCCGATATCGCGTCGGCACGGCTCAGCCAGCCTGGGTCTCCCGCCTGA